A genomic segment from Torulaspora globosa chromosome 3, complete sequence encodes:
- the SAN1 gene encoding ubiquitin-protein ligase SAN1 (ancestral locus Anc_8.317), with product MTSPNDNQSLEPPNDDGNPPTPANEAGTGNGDRPTRSITVSIQYSYFNPNGLANLNRGNAGADNEETPPVARPDGALILSFRDVPTSTPQERLESIISIAAELAMRRFSDLMSQPKGISKEQFEELPTVRISELQDEQSKVCSICYDSYEEEPENILKRSRDEEFGDRSDLIKKQRSESPAVMIGAEEPAGNSGAHSSQGPNDGETPTYKHSPVRLPCDHVFGRECLFKWSQLENSCPLCRHKIVDAAPGNSGGSSENMANLNAEAFERIRQALYNTPQAETAEGGGSDTANEAGDTNEGNDLQNFTFSRSGIVLLRPDDLAGPNFGEQSNAAGQGQGAASEEASAATNSAFNPFAASNGENRRVQWIPLPITTIYTGANNLNTDGANNNSSGTNLDGSETSRHQERSPNERLRAILSNIFNVSHSANMARTNEDSGAPNASNNINTEQATSARVAPSTSDRQSSSNSPIPRRRSFLDHILRITNRHRNRPNNGIPRANTPTALHSANSMFNSGVASYRNQDGQVSTFNITDGQLPAPPQATQPEQGTTGANTSGSQTAHPRSDSGESSSESNDTSS from the coding sequence ATGACTAGCCCTAACGATAACCAAAGTTTGGAGCCACCAAACGATGACGGGAATCCTCCAACTCCGGCGAATGAAGCTGGCACCGGTAATGGTGATAGACCAACTCGGAGTATAACGGTTTCGATCCAATATTCGTACTTTAATCCCAACGGTCTTGCTAATTTGAATCGAGGTAACGCGGGTGCGGATAATGAAGAAACGCCGCCGGTTGCTAGACCTGATGGGGCTTTGATCCTGTCATTCAGAGATGTGCCTACTTCCACGCCGCAGGAGCGTCTGGAGTCGATCATATCGATTGCTGCAGAGCTGGCTATGAGGCGGTTTAGCGATTTGATGTCTCAACCGAAGGGGATATCGAAGGAACAGTTCGAAGAACTGCCTACTGTGCGGATCAGTGAGCTGCAGGACGAGCAAAGTAAGGTGTGTAGTATTTGCTACGATAGCTACGAAGAGGAGCCAGAGAacattttgaaaagaagcagagacGAAGAGTTTGGAGACCGAAGcgatttgatcaagaagcaaagatCCGAATCTCCGGCAGTTATGATTGGTGCTGAAGAGCCTGCGGGAAATTCCGGCGCTCACTCGTCGCAGGGACCGAACGATGGTGAGACACCAACATATAAGCACTCTCCCGTTAGGTTGCCGTGTGATCATGTCTTTGGTAGAGAGTGCCTTTTCAAATGGTCTCAACTGGAGAACAGCTGCCCTCTTTGCAGACATAAGATAGTTGATGCGGCTCCTGGGAATAGCGGAGGCAGCAGTGAAAATATGGCAAACTTAAATGCAGAAGCATTCGAGAGAATCAGACAAGCGCTTTACAATACTCCACAAGCGGAGACAGCTGAAGGTGGCGGTAGCGATACTGCGAACGAAGCTGGCGATACTAATGAAGGTAATGACTTGCAAAATTTCACGTTTTCTAGGTCCGGCATAGTCCTCTTGAGACCTGATGATCTCGCCGGGCCGAACTTCGGCGAGCAATCGAACGCAGCAGGTCAAGGCCAAGGTGCAGCCTCTGAGGAAGCATCTGCTGCAACAAACTCAGCTTTCAATCCGTTTGCTGCTAGCAATGGGGAGAATAGAAGGGTTCAATGGATCCCTCTACCGATTACGACCATTTACACGGGAGCCAACAACCTCAATACTGATGGCGCAAACAACAATAGCAGTGGGACTAATCTAGATGGCTCTGAAACGAGTCGTCACCAGGAGAGATCTCCAAACGAAAGACTCAGAGCAATATTAAGCAACATCTTTAATGTCAGCCACTCAGCAAATATGGCCCGTACTAATGAAGACAGCGGCGCCCCTAATGCTTCAAATAATATCAACACCGAACAGGCTACTTCGGCTCGAGTAGCGCCCAGCACAAGCGATCGCCAGTCAAGTTCTAATTCGCCTATTCCGCGCAGAAGatcatttcttgatcatATATTGAGAATCACAAATCGTCATAGAAATCGCCCAAATAACGGCATTCCCAGAGCGAACACTCCCACTGCGCTCCATTCCGCAAACAGTATGTTCAACAGCGGTGTTGCAAGCTACAGAAATCAAGACGGACAAGTTTCTACATTTAACATAACCGATGGGCAACTGCCCGCTCCTCCACAAGCGACTCAACCAGAACAGGGTACTACCGGCGCAAATACCAGTGGAAGTCAAACTGCGCACCCTCGCTCAGATAGCGGTGAATCCTCGAGCGAAAGTAATGATACCTCCTCCTAA
- the PEX7 gene encoding Pex7p (ancestral locus Anc_8.316), with product MLKYHMPGYSGYGVQYSPFFDNRLAVVSGSNFGLVGNGKLFILDIDPQGNICESNSFLTQDCLFDVAWNELHENQVLVAQGDGSLRLFDVKLNQYPIAIFMEHQKEVFSCNWNLLTKNTFVSSSWDGSVKIWSPTRKESLLTLVPRSLEPASRVDQVRNIPMSNQKNHLDITRNKNCIYQAQFSPHDPNLVMCCSGKSYITLFDLRQAATPQNQRSFLAHSGFEALTCDFNKYRPHTIATGGVDNVIRIWDLRMTNRSSSPSVCVNEIVGGHELAVRKVSWSPHHSNILLSTSYDMTCAVWQDFSYSDKRHTGRTNGIDPNRGCRFRFAQHSEFVYGADWSLWGQPGFIASAAWDGNVFIWNAFR from the coding sequence ATGCTTAAATATCATATGCCCGGCTACAGCGGGTACGGTGTCCAATATTCACCGTTCTTCGACAACCGACTGGCAGTAGTTTCGGGTTCCAATTTTGGATTAGTCGGCAATGGGAAGTTATTCATTTTAGATATTGATCCGCAAGGAAACATATGTGAGAGCAACTCGTTCCTTACACAGGATTGTCTATTCGACGTTGCCTGGAATGAACTACATGAAAATCAAGTACTGGTCGCACAAGGTGATGGATCGTTACGTTTATTCGACGTCAAGTTGAACCAATATCCGATAGCTATCTTTATGGAGCATCAAAAGGAAGTGTTCAGCTGCAATTGGAACCTTTTGACGAAGAACACGTTTGTGAGTAGCTCCTGGGATGGCTCTGTCAAGATCTGGTCCCCAACCCGGAAGGAAAGTCTTTTGACACTGGTTCCACGCTCCTTAGAACCTGCTAGTCGAGTTGACCAGGTGCGAAATATTCCCATGTCGAACCAGAAGAATCATTTAGACATcacaagaaacaaaaattgCATCTACCAGGCTCAGTTCTCGCCTCACGACCCAAACTTGGTTATGTGTTGCTCAGGGAAGTCCTACATCACGCTATTTGACCTAAGACAAGCTGCTACGCCACAGAATCAAAGAAGCTTTTTAGCTCATTCAGGTTTCGAAGCCTTAACTTGTGATTTTAACAAATACAGACCTCATACTATAGCTACAGGTGGTGTAGATAACGTCATTCGCATTTGGGATCTGCGCATGACTAACAGGAGTTCTTCGCCCTCGGTATGCGTTAACGAAATAGTGGGTGGACATGAGCTAGCAGTGAGAAAGGTCTCGTGGTCGCCGCACCATTCCAACATTCTGCTTTCAACCTCTTATGACATGACTTGCGCTGTATGGCAGGACTTCAGCTATAGCGATAAGCGACATACAGGTAGGACGAACGGTATAGATCCTAACAGGGGCTGCCGTTTCAGATTCGCGCAGCACTCAGAGTTTGTCTACGGCGCAGATTGGAGCTTGTGGGGCCAACCGGGATTCATTGCATCCGCTGCTTGGGACGGCAATGTTTTCATTTGGAACGCCTTTCGCTGA
- the SRN2 gene encoding ESCRT-I subunit protein SRN2 (ancestral locus Anc_8.315), with the protein MPTETGPESSGNDLPLPQNIHLLSSQEILDLVTSHKSQLELYVAQFDRQDESKTEVLGLKTRLEELEQEFRSLDDRRNHLQGKLEENRILESQYVKMWQDLHQRIDQKYSEDLMKAKLEIQMRELEDASVKMENQLGSSDKLDSFLQQYIDLRTEYHVKREQLGTWNAQGELKIR; encoded by the coding sequence ATGCCAACCGAAACCGGGCCTGAAAGCTCCGGCAACGATCTGCCCCTGCCGCAGAACATACACCTGCTGTCTTCCCAAGAGATCTTGGATCTGGTAACGTCTCATAAAAGCCAGCTAGAGCTGTACGTTGCTCAGTTTGACCGTCAAGATGAATCGAAGACTGAGGTATTGGGGCTGAAAACTCGattggaggagctggaacAGGAGTTCAGGTCATTAGATGACAGAAGAAACCATTTGCAGGGCAAACTAGAGGAAAACCGGATTCTAGAGTCACAGTACGTGAAGATGTGGCAAGACTTGCATCAGAGAATTGATCAGAAGTACAGTGAGGACCTTATGAAGGCCAAGCTTGAAATACAGATGAGGGAATTGGAAGATGCCAGTGTAAAGATGGAGAATCAACTTGGGAGCAGCGATAAGCTGGACTCATTTCTACAGCAATACATCGATCTCCGGACCGAGTATCACGTTAAGAGAGAGCAGTTGGGTACTTGGAATGCTCAGGGGGAGCTGAAGATACGATAA